From Phaeobacter sp. A36a-5a, the proteins below share one genomic window:
- a CDS encoding gamma-glutamyl-gamma-aminobutyrate hydrolase family protein: protein MKPVIAVTVSRRSGWRIFPLMALNIWLAGGRAVRWQSGRAADLAQVDGVVIGGGDDIAPTLYKGQIMPEVRLDAERDALEADIVRQATQRDVPLLGICRGAQMLNVARGGELHQDAYAFYGLENYKTVLPRKKVTITNNSTLRRILGVPELKVNALHSQSVSSLGQGLRVTGRDQSGMVQAIEDPGRRFAVGVQWHPEHLFYQPAHLNLFRALVEAARSKRDDPVEALDMVG from the coding sequence ATGAAACCGGTTATTGCAGTCACCGTCTCGCGCCGCAGCGGCTGGCGGATCTTTCCGCTGATGGCCCTGAACATCTGGCTGGCCGGTGGCCGCGCCGTGCGCTGGCAAAGCGGCCGCGCCGCCGATCTGGCGCAGGTGGATGGTGTGGTCATCGGTGGCGGAGACGACATTGCCCCAACGCTCTACAAGGGGCAGATCATGCCGGAGGTCCGTCTGGACGCCGAGCGCGACGCGCTTGAGGCTGATATCGTGCGGCAGGCAACCCAACGGGATGTTCCGCTTCTGGGGATCTGTCGCGGGGCGCAGATGCTGAATGTGGCGCGCGGGGGCGAGCTCCATCAGGATGCCTATGCCTTTTACGGGTTGGAAAACTATAAGACAGTGCTCCCCCGCAAGAAGGTCACGATCACCAACAACAGCACACTGCGGCGTATCCTCGGGGTGCCTGAGCTGAAGGTCAACGCGCTGCACAGCCAGTCGGTCAGCAGCCTCGGGCAGGGGCTGCGCGTCACCGGGCGCGATCAGTCCGGCATGGTGCAGGCGATCGAGGATCCGGGCCGTCGGTTTGCAGTCGGGGTGCAGTGGCATCCTGAGCATCTGTTCTACCAGCCCGCCCATCTGAACCTCTTTCGCGCGCTGGTCGAGGCGGCGAGATCCAAACGCGACGACCCGGTCGAAGCGCTGGACATGGTCGGCTGA
- a CDS encoding amidoligase family protein → MLESDLSTEAGFASPLDGRSAGRADAQDAVKSLPQMSGAPTAADDRKVGVEIEFGGLSAAEAQGIVQRELGGDIHAQDDTDGPKPHVKNTRLGDVEVYLDSRYRTEVHGLGKALFSLAEPLIPVEIVTPPLAQSQLPQLDRLCSKLAEAGATGTQDGVLNGFGVHLNVEVADMTADHIVPVLTAFALLDPVLRRSPGIDVSRRVQPFIAPYPAALIDALCEHPPKTMEALCDLYLDHAADRNHALDLLPLLADYAPDRVRAALGEDDKTAARPAYHYRLPDCRLGQPGWSISQEWNRWAELEQIARDGRLDQLIKAWRSRPRSEQLLNREWAKHAADVLNTAARGDAA, encoded by the coding sequence ATGTTGGAAAGTGATCTGAGTACCGAGGCGGGTTTTGCCTCTCCCCTTGACGGCCGGTCGGCGGGACGCGCGGATGCGCAGGACGCTGTGAAATCGCTGCCGCAGATGTCTGGGGCCCCCACCGCCGCCGATGATCGCAAGGTCGGCGTCGAGATCGAGTTCGGTGGCCTCTCCGCCGCCGAGGCGCAGGGCATCGTCCAGCGCGAACTTGGCGGCGACATCCATGCGCAGGATGACACCGACGGCCCGAAACCGCACGTCAAGAACACCCGGCTGGGCGATGTCGAGGTCTATCTGGACAGCCGCTACCGGACCGAAGTCCACGGGCTGGGCAAGGCGCTGTTCTCCCTCGCAGAGCCGCTAATCCCTGTTGAAATCGTGACCCCGCCGCTGGCGCAATCGCAGCTGCCGCAGCTGGACCGGCTGTGTTCAAAACTGGCAGAGGCGGGGGCCACGGGCACCCAGGACGGTGTGCTGAACGGCTTTGGCGTACATCTGAATGTCGAAGTAGCGGATATGACGGCGGATCACATCGTCCCGGTGCTTACCGCCTTTGCTCTGCTGGATCCGGTGCTGCGCCGCAGCCCGGGCATCGACGTGTCGCGCCGGGTGCAGCCCTTTATCGCGCCCTATCCGGCGGCGCTGATTGATGCCCTCTGTGAGCACCCGCCAAAGACGATGGAGGCGCTCTGCGACCTCTATCTCGACCATGCGGCGGATAGAAACCACGCGCTGGATCTGCTGCCACTGCTGGCCGATTACGCGCCCGATCGCGTGCGCGCCGCGCTGGGCGAGGATGACAAAACCGCCGCCCGTCCGGCCTATCACTACCGCCTGCCGGATTGCCGTCTGGGGCAGCCGGGGTGGTCCATCAGCCAGGAATGGAACCGCTGGGCCGAGCTGGAACAGATCGCCCGCGACGGCCGGCTCGACCAGCTGATCAAGGCCTGGCGGAGCCGCCCGCGCAGCGAACAGCTGCTGAACCGCGAATGGGCCAAACACGCGGCCGACGTCCTGAACACCGCAGCACGAGGAGACGCCGCATGA
- a CDS encoding NADP-dependent isocitrate dehydrogenase, with translation MAENSTPDILYTIVDEAPELASASLLPIIRSFANAAGVSVGTKDISLAGRILATFPEALSDTQRQSNDLAELGELVKTPEANVIKLPNISASVPQLTAAIAELQAQGFDIPDYPADPVTDAQKEIRARYDTIKGSAVNPVLREGNSDRRAARAVKNFAQNNPHSMGKWSADSKTKVSSMPGNDFYANEVSATISAAQAGTAKIEFVGKDGAVTVLKDSWPLEEGTVADATFMSAKALSSFLTDAIEDTKSDGTMFSLHMKATMMKVSDPIIFGHAVKAWLGPVWDKFGAEIEAAGGSANSGLGAVLATIDGLPNGDAIKAEIAALDRPSMYMVDSDKGITNLHVPSDVIIDASMPAVIRAGGKGWDEAGNKGDTNCVIPDRCYSTVYDESINFFKANGALDVTTAGSVANVGLMAQKAEEYGSHPTTFEAAADGTIRIVLANGETLHSHEVEAGDIWRACTVKKAPIENWIQLAMDRQRLTGSEAIFWLDANRAHDAELIKYVQPVLNAAGVADKFQIMAPREATRQSLETITAGKDSIAITGNVLRDYLTDLFPILELGTSAKMLSIVKLMNGGGLFETGAGGSAPKHVQQLVEENHLRWDSMGEFCALGESLNFLADSKGNAKAGVLGAAAEAATQGILDHNRSPSRKVGEPDNRASHYWFARYWAEALAAQGDDAELAAHFAPIAAELAAKEEQILSELAEVQGKAVDLGGYFHTDPVKTAAVMRPSATLNGIIG, from the coding sequence ATGGCAGAAAATTCGACCCCCGACATTTTGTATACCATCGTAGACGAAGCCCCCGAGCTGGCCAGCGCCTCTCTGTTGCCGATCATCCGCAGCTTTGCGAATGCGGCGGGCGTCTCCGTCGGGACCAAGGACATTTCGCTGGCGGGCCGCATCCTTGCGACCTTCCCCGAAGCGCTGAGCGACACCCAGCGTCAGAGCAACGATCTGGCCGAACTGGGCGAACTGGTGAAGACCCCCGAAGCCAATGTCATCAAGCTGCCGAATATCTCCGCCTCGGTGCCGCAGCTGACCGCCGCGATTGCCGAGTTGCAGGCGCAGGGGTTCGACATCCCCGACTATCCGGCGGACCCGGTGACCGATGCGCAAAAAGAGATCCGCGCGCGCTATGACACCATCAAGGGCTCGGCTGTGAACCCGGTGCTGCGCGAAGGCAACTCGGACCGTCGCGCTGCCCGCGCAGTGAAGAACTTTGCCCAGAACAACCCGCATTCGATGGGCAAATGGTCCGCTGACAGCAAGACCAAAGTCTCCTCGATGCCGGGCAATGATTTCTACGCCAACGAAGTCTCCGCCACCATTTCCGCCGCGCAGGCCGGGACCGCGAAGATCGAGTTTGTCGGCAAGGACGGCGCCGTTACCGTGCTGAAGGACAGCTGGCCGCTGGAAGAGGGCACCGTTGCCGATGCAACCTTCATGTCGGCCAAGGCGCTGTCGTCCTTCCTGACGGATGCGATTGAAGACACCAAATCCGATGGCACCATGTTCTCGCTGCACATGAAAGCCACCATGATGAAGGTCTCCGACCCGATCATCTTTGGCCACGCGGTGAAGGCATGGCTGGGTCCGGTCTGGGACAAATTCGGCGCTGAAATCGAAGCGGCTGGCGGCTCGGCGAACTCGGGCCTTGGTGCGGTTCTGGCAACCATCGACGGCCTGCCCAATGGCGATGCGATCAAGGCAGAGATCGCCGCGCTGGACCGTCCGTCCATGTATATGGTGGACAGCGACAAGGGCATCACCAACCTGCATGTGCCCTCCGATGTGATCATTGACGCCTCCATGCCTGCGGTGATCCGTGCCGGCGGCAAGGGCTGGGACGAAGCGGGCAACAAGGGCGACACCAACTGCGTGATCCCCGACCGCTGCTATTCCACCGTCTATGACGAGAGCATCAATTTCTTCAAAGCCAACGGCGCGCTCGACGTGACCACCGCAGGCTCCGTCGCCAACGTCGGTCTGATGGCGCAGAAGGCAGAGGAATACGGCTCGCACCCGACCACCTTCGAAGCGGCCGCAGATGGCACCATCCGTATCGTGCTGGCAAATGGCGAGACGCTGCATTCGCACGAGGTCGAGGCCGGTGATATCTGGCGCGCCTGCACCGTGAAAAAGGCCCCGATCGAAAACTGGATCCAGCTGGCGATGGACCGTCAGCGGCTGACCGGTTCCGAGGCGATTTTCTGGCTGGACGCCAACCGCGCCCATGACGCCGAGCTGATCAAATACGTGCAGCCCGTGCTGAACGCAGCTGGCGTGGCCGATAAGTTCCAGATCATGGCACCGCGCGAAGCCACCCGCCAGAGCCTTGAAACCATCACCGCAGGCAAGGACAGCATCGCCATCACCGGCAACGTGCTGCGCGACTATCTGACCGACCTGTTCCCGATCCTGGAGCTGGGCACCTCGGCCAAGATGCTGTCGATCGTGAAGCTGATGAACGGTGGCGGGTTGTTTGAAACCGGGGCCGGCGGCTCTGCGCCCAAGCACGTGCAGCAGCTGGTTGAAGAAAACCACCTGCGCTGGGACTCGATGGGCGAATTCTGTGCTCTGGGTGAATCGCTGAACTTCCTCGCCGACAGCAAGGGCAACGCCAAGGCTGGCGTACTGGGTGCCGCTGCCGAGGCGGCGACGCAGGGCATTCTGGATCACAACCGCTCGCCCTCGCGCAAGGTGGGTGAGCCGGACAACCGCGCCAGCCACTACTGGTTTGCCCGCTACTGGGCCGAAGCGCTGGCCGCGCAGGGGGATGACGCCGAACTGGCCGCGCATTTCGCGCCCATCGCCGCAGAGCTGGCGGCCAAGGAAGAGCAGATCCTGTCGGAGCTGGCCGAGGTTCAGGGCAAGGCGGTTGATCTGGGCGGCTATTTCCACACCGATCCGGTGAAAACCGCCGCCGTCATGCGCCCCAGCGCCACGCTGAACGGCATTATCGGCTGA